One genomic window of Candidatus Nanopelagicales bacterium includes the following:
- a CDS encoding VOC family protein, translating to MLVNRIIANLSVADIEASREFYTGFLGLTTEEFNMGWVARFASPETGAHVQLVTADATSPEDSVVSVLTPDVDAAYEEAQRLGYQIVHPLTTEPWGVRRFLVRDPDGNVLNIVRHSD from the coding sequence ATGCTCGTCAACCGCATCATCGCCAACCTTTCGGTGGCCGACATCGAGGCGAGCAGAGAGTTCTACACCGGCTTCCTTGGGCTGACCACCGAGGAGTTCAACATGGGCTGGGTGGCCCGATTCGCCTCGCCGGAGACTGGAGCCCACGTCCAGCTCGTCACCGCAGACGCCACGTCACCGGAAGACTCTGTCGTCTCGGTCCTCACCCCCGACGTCGATGCCGCGTACGAAGAGGCTCAGCGCCTTGGCTACCAGATTGTGCACCCGCTGACGACAGAGCCGTGGGGGGTTCGTCGGTTCTTGGTCAGGGATCCCGACGGCAACGTGCTCAACATCGTGCGGCATTCGGACTGA